A stretch of DNA from Oncorhynchus nerka isolate Pitt River linkage group LG22, Oner_Uvic_2.0, whole genome shotgun sequence:
agtctacaacccacacaagtggctcaggtagtgcagctcatccaggatggcacatcaatgcgagctgtggcaagaaggtttgctgtgtctgtcagcatagtgtccagagcatggaggcgctaccaggagacaggccagtacatcaggagacgtggaggaggccgtaggaggggaataacccagcagcaggaccgctacctccgcctttgtgcaaggaggagcaggaggagcactgccagagccctgcaaaatgacctccagcaggccacaaatgtgcatgtgtctgctcaaacggtcagaaacagactccatgaggatggtatgagggcccgacgtccacaggtgggggatgtgcctacagcccaacaccgtgcaggacgtttggcatttgccagagaacaccaagattggcaaattcgccactggcgccctgtgctcttcacagattaaatcaggttcacactgagcacatgtgacagacgtgacacagtctggagacgccgtaggagaacgttctgctgcctgcaacatcctccagcatgaccggtttggcggtgggtcagtcatggtgtggggtggcatttctttggggggccgcacagccctccatgtgctcgccagaggtagcctgactgccattaggtaccgagatgagatcctcagaccccttgtgagaccatatgctggtgcggttggccctgggttcctcctaatgcaagacaatgctagacctcatgtggctggagtgtgtcagcagttcctacaagaggaaggcattgatgctatggactggcccgcccgttccccagacctgagtccaattgagcacatctgggacatcatgtctcgctccatccaccaacgccacgttgcaccacagactgtccaggagttggcggatgctttagtccaggtctgggaggagatccctcaggagaccatccgccacctcatcaggagcatgcccaggcgttgtagggaggtcatacaggcacgtggaggccacacacactactgagcctcattctgacatccaaatccagacctccatgggttgataaatttgatttccattgataatttgtgtgattttgttgtcagcacattcagatctaggatgtgttattttagtgttccctttattttttttgagcactATATTAACCCATAGCCATGGAACATAAACAGCCCACTGACAGATTCTGCTTTATCTTTGCCTCAACGTACCTTTACCAGTGAAGCGACACGGTCAATGACAGCATCAAATTCACGCAGAAATAGCTCAACTTGTGTAGCAAATTTGTGTTTCTAAACAGTGAATGTTGTGCCATTATACAACAGTGTATATAACAAAAATATCACTGGTATATAGAGTCACATTCACTTCAATTCTGCTATCATCTACTTACTGTAATATACATATTTTacccttaaaatcaatacacttGCAATTAAACATGCTATTAGATATAAGATCAAGTTTAAATTATAATCTTGAATTATACTTGGGCAAGAACAATAATAACCAAATCTATTTTTCCTATTCTAATTTCAGTTACTGGGTATATTCACAAAATACTATATTTGTGTGTATACATGTTTATATATCAATGTGCATGTGTGCATCTGTGCCGTGCAACTTACATATTATAATTGACGTTCATTCACAGCTTTCTCCTAAATAAAAATTATTTCAGCACTTCTGAAGAGATCAGACAACATGGAGAAAACCCCAGGTATTTTTAGAACATTTCATTCCGTAATACAAGTGACTGGTCATAAAACAGGGGGTGTAGGAAAACCTGGTCTTCGAGAGCAACTGGGTCGGCTGGCTTTCATTGGAACAGAACTTCAATGACTGTTTTTATCAAATAACTCCTCCAACATCTCCAAACTAAGGAGGTGCATTTCAACCCAAACTCTTTAAATACTGTAAATAGTATAAATATAACAACCACAGACTCAGTGAAGGACGAGGCGAGAGAATGAAAATCATCTTCAAAACTACCACATCAGGCCTGTGAAACTCAATCTCAGTCAGTACCGAAAGAGCAAGGCAATAAAAACAAGAATAAAATCAATTCTGAACCTTAAAAAGACTTCACATTGACTTATTGCAACAGAGTATTGAGTATTCATGTACTTAAACCTTTCATAAAACGACCTAAAGTAAAAATCTAAACAACATTGTACAGAGATAATACATGTTAACTTTAGATGCCTTACAAACCCTAAAAGCAGGTAGAAAACATCCCTTACTGCACACCTCTAAATATGTGTTTTGTGTGCGTTTTTATATATGCTGTGTTTAGATCTTGCTGCGTCGTTTCCCTTTGACTTTCTTTGGAGCCTGGACCTGTCGGCTCTTCCTCCTCAATGCTCTCTGGTCAATCACTGGTGGatgctcctcttcctccacctcttcctcagcCAAGCTCTTCTTTACagccccctcttcctcctctgtcgttctagcttcctcctcctcctcctcctcttcctccgtgACCTCCGGCTGCTCTGTGCCCTGCTCCTCGGGCTCCATGACCACTCTGCTCAGTCTCTTAGATTTATGTTTAGGCACCGCCGCTTGGCCACTGCCTCTCCTCCAAAGGACCTTACCGTCGCCACCCTCGTCTgagctctcactctctccctcctctttctcatcCTCTGTGGTTGTAACGTTCTCCATCTCTTCTACCTCTTTCTTTTCATCCCCTTTGACCTCTTCTCTTGCCTCCTCCTCTGTGAGAGGCTGGTTCTCTCCTTCCTCCGGAGGCTGGTAGGACAGGTCTGCTACCCCTATCTGGACCACTGTTTCCTGGCTACTGCTGTCCACTGTGATGGCCGCCTCCATGGATTTCTCCTCTTCCTTCACtgctttctcctccccctccttttctccctctacctcctctccttccatggGTGTAGCTGCGGCCTCGCCTGCCTCCTCAATCACCTCCCCAGAGAGGGAGGGCTCTGCTGGGGCTGGCTCTGCAGGCGGAGTGGACTTCTCTGTAGCAGAGGCTGGTTCTTCTAACAGGAGAGGAGCCTCCTTCTCCACCACAGCTTCTGTCTCAGCCAATTCCTCTGATGCCACAGGAGCTGCATCTACGGTGTCCTGCAGAGGACAAAGAGAAAAAAGTAGTGGCGAAAAAGGTATTCCTCAATTCCCTTTCTAACATATACTGTAGAAACATGTCCACATTACAAATAGGAACTTTCCAACATCAAAAGGATCCCATTGTCTCATCTCTGAACCCCTTTCTCCAATAATGGCCCCATCTCACACATTCCAACTGAGGCATTGAAACACATACTTTAGCCTCAATGTAATCTTCTTCCTTCGTATCCTGCTCTTCCATTTCCACATCTTCCTCTGTCGTTCTGTTCTCCAGCACAGCATCAGGCTCCTGTGTGGcaacctcttcctcctctccctggtcaTCAGTCAGTTCTCCTTTGACCTCAGCCTCCTGAGGATAGAAAAGCCACAACCAATAGTCAACGCCTCCTTTTCCTGATTAACCATACACTCTGTATGTAATGGCACTCTACTaactatgaagtgcactacttttgaccagggcccataaggaacAGGGTGCAATTTCTGGCGCAACAAGTGCGAAATACGCTATGATAGTGGCTGGTTATTCGCTAACAACAACCATAGTAACATAAAACAACGAAGACAAGCAACCCAGAACAGCCAAATTAACTGTTGTTGCCTAATGATGTATTCATCCTAATCACGTCCGTCATCCTCTCACCTGAGCTTTGGCCTCCTTTATAGGGGACAGagcagcctctgcttctccagtCTCTGTCTCATCCCCCCtgcttccttcctcctcctctccctctacagcTGTAGTGGTGggctctgcctcctcctcctcctcttccacagcTGTAGTGGTGGGCTCTGCCTGCTCCAATCTGAACacacagtaaaccagaggtgatTTTCAGCCAATGGGAAGCTTTCATACATACATTTCATGAATACTTTGATGGATGTTGCTATTTCACTGAGACTCCTTGTCTAACCTGTTCATCTTCAGAGGCTGGCTCTCCTCCTCAGAGTCTTCCATCTCTTCTCTGCCACGCTTTTTAGGTCCACTAGTCCAGGTATGTGTTGACACTGGTGTGCCGTCCAGGGCTAGAGAGTAACATTCCAATGTGTATTCACACAAAAGACAGCATTTTATGTACTCAGAAACACCAACATCTTTCTCATAGTTATTTATTTCAGGACTCAAGACTTCTCTGAGCTACTTACCTTCTATTAACTTGAGGGGCTTATTCAGCACCAAAACATCCTCCTAGAAAACAAGACCATATTAAATCCTCATTACTTGATTATATTGTCCCTACACAACTTAAATCTGACGTTTGAGGATATTCTTAAACTATAAACAACAAATACATCCACATAGCTCTTCAGAAGGCGAGAGACTGAGGAAAcccaacagaatggagagagaaaaaaatgtaaagaaagacAAACTAGAACAAAGTTGGatagatgagacagagagagagagagacagagagagacaaagagagaccgagagagagaccgagagagagacagagacaaagagagaccgagagagagacagagacagagagagagagagagacaaagagagacagacagagagaccgagagagagacagagagagacagacagagagagagagacagagagacagagacagagagagacagagagagagacagagagagacagagaccgagagagagacagagagagacagacagagagacagagacgtaCGGTGATGTCCAGACAGTTATCTGAGCCCTCTTCCATGTTGATGTCTGTGCTGTCCAGAGAGGCTGCTTGGTGATCTCCATTAGCCGTCACCACGGGAAGCACCACTTTATGGGAATCAGCACAACAATCAGAAGGCAATTAGTTACCAGTCATGTGAGAGTCTGGCCACTGTGTCTGACATCACCAAGTCTCTACAGCACAGCTAATCGGGACTGCTATCATCCTGCTAAGGTCCAGATGGATCAGTTAGGTCACAGAACGTTAGAAATGTTATGAATTGAGCTGCCGTCGCGTTTCCTATTCTTCATGACAGACAATCATATAGGTTCTACTTAACACATTTCTATCTGAAGGTACTGTAAACATCACATCCTCCTTGGGTGTTAGATCTCCTGCTACTGTGTCCGTACCCTTCAGTGTTTTGATCTTGttggccactctctctctctggtagggtcCTCCCACTCCCTCTACCACCCACAGCAGGTCCTGGTCAGCTGGGTACCGACACAGATACTGGCCACACACTGCAGGTCAGGGAGAGATGGTACACTTTGATTGACCGATTTATTTATTTAGGGGCTGCAAAGTTGTACagttatagagtacagtagagaggggcagagagagagagagagagagcaaactactactaaccttcacacacacaccgagcgCCTATACAGTTCTTCAATAACTCACAATACGAAAAACTATAAAGAAGGTGTCAATTCGGCTACTCCAAAGTGCATACTCCAAAAAGCAGCATCAAAAGCACATTTGAGAAAACCAAAAAATTGCAACAGAAACAAAAAAACTAAAATGTTTCTGAAATATGGTTTTATAACGAATGTAAAACAATTAGAAAACACCTGAGACACATGTGAAATATAAGCAGCAAAACAACCCAGGGCTAAGATATGAATATTTACACTGAAACGCAATAAATTGATTTATACAAACAAGACACGATGAAATTGAAAACACAATTGACCAAAATCAGTTCTGGGACATGTGGAACATTTTAAGCACGACAAAGCCACAATAATTAAACATACAAAGATGAAGGAATTTGGAAAACTTATTTTGATAATCTATACAAAATCATCCCACAAAAAGACAGAATCAATTagaaattcattttttttttttacatccttgaatcagtcattaaaaacaaccaaaatccattagattacccaataacccaacaagAACTAAATGAAAAGCTCATATCTATAAAATCAAAGAAGGCTTGTGGTCGACAGAACAGCAGAAATGAAATGCTGAAGAACAGCACAACTGAGTTGCAACATGCTGCGCTTAAACTGTTCAACATATTAACCTGTCTGCTTTCCTGACGTCTGGAACCAGGGGCTCATCTTccctatccacaaaagtggagacaaaccAGACCCCAATAATTACAAGGAAATCTGTGTAAACAGCAACTTGGAAAAGGttttctgtagcattttgaaCTCAAGAATTCAAAACTTCCGTTAAGAAAAAAAAAGTAATAAAgtaaaatgtcaaattggctttctcCCCAACCACCGCACGCACGACTGACCACATATACACCTtacactcattaataaacaccaCCGCACGACTGACCACATATACACCTtacactcattaataaacaccacaacactactgaccacatatacaccttacactcattaataaacaccacctcactactgaccacatatacaccttacactcattaataaacaccaccccactactgaccacatatacacacactaattaataaacaccacctcactactgaccacatatacaccttacactcattaataaacaccacaacactactgaccacatatacacacactaattaataaacaccacaacactactgaccacatatacaccttacactcattaataaacaccacaacactactgaccacatatacacacactaattaataaacaccacaacactactgaccacatatacaccttacactcattaataaacaccacaacactactgaccacatatacacacactaattaataaacaccacaacactactgaccacatatacaccttacactcattaataaacaccacaacactactgaccacatatacacacactaattaataaacaccacaacactactgaccacatatacaccttacactcattaataaacaccacaacactactgaccacatatacacacactaattaataaacaccacaacactactgaccacatatacaccttacactcattaataaacaccaCAACAATACTGACCACATATACAACTTACACTCATTAATAAACATCACCTAACACTCATTAATAAACATCACCTAACACTCATTAATAAACATCACCTAACACTCATTAATAAACATCACCTaacactcattaataaacaccacctcactactgaccatatatacaccttacactcattaataaacatcacctcactactgaccatatatacacctaacactcattaataaacaccacctcactactgaccatatatacacctaacactcattaataaacaccacctaacactcattaataaacatcacctaacactcattaataaacaccacctcactactgaccatatatacacctaacactcattaataaacaccaccacaatactgaccatatatacaacttacactcattaataaacatcacctaacactcattaataaacatcacctaacactcattaataaacatcacctaacactcattaataaacatcacctaacactcattaataaacaccacctcactactgaccatatatacaccttacactcattaataaacatcacctcactactgaccatatatacacctaacactcattaataaacaccacctcactactgaccatatatacacctaacactcattaataaacaccacctcactactgaccatatatacacctaacactcattaataaacaccacctcactactgaccatatatacacctaacactcattaataaacaccacctaacactcattaataaacatcacctaacactcattaataaacaccacctcactactgaccatatatacacctaacactcattaataaacaccacctaacactcattaataaacatcacctaacactcattaataaacaccacctcactactgaccatatatacacctaacactcattaataaacaccacctaacactcattaataaacatcacctaacactcattaataaacaccacctcactactgaccatatatacacctaacactcattaataaacaccacctaacactcattaataaacaccacctcactactgaccatatatacaccttacactcattaataaacaccacctcactactgaccatatatacacctaacactcattaataaacaccacctcactactgaccacatatacacctaacactcattaataaacaccacctcactactgaacATATATACACC
This window harbors:
- the fam169ab gene encoding soluble lamin-associated protein of 75 kDa produces the protein MEFPVDVLGSVRHEEEEQAAEGYMTQLRYIIPDKAESFTLPSHRMICISLCNVGLVPIYGGDLKHKILALFAPEDQLTAVALFLAGQWWSVEDILRTSDPSRTGLLKVRSLGERIVLYILNRIVYRVGEIDKPEVPFLCHGQNHFAKLLWKDGHAVGFYSVKPKDSLCNGFVTQRYQLPVMDSIFIRKCHRGNRHGLQMLEDFVDSFKDDQLGLKYPLSLTMYKVCGQYLCRYPADQDLLWVVEGVGGPYQRERVANKIKTLKVVLPVVTANGDHQAASLDSTDINMEEGSDNCLDITEDVLVLNKPLKLIEALDGTPVSTHTWTSGPKKRGREEMEDSEEESQPLKMNRLEQAEPTTTAVEEEEEEAEPTTTAVEGEEEEGSRGDETETGEAEAALSPIKEAKAQEAEVKGELTDDQGEEEEVATQEPDAVLENRTTEEDVEMEEQDTKEEDYIEAKDTVDAAPVASEELAETEAVVEKEAPLLLEEPASATEKSTPPAEPAPAEPSLSGEVIEEAGEAAATPMEGEEVEGEKEGEEKAVKEEEKSMEAAITVDSSSQETVVQIGVADLSYQPPEEGENQPLTEEEAREEVKGDEKKEVEEMENVTTTEDEKEEGESESSDEGGDGKVLWRRGSGQAAVPKHKSKRLSRVVMEPEEQGTEQPEVTEEEEEEEEEARTTEEEEGAVKKSLAEEEVEEEEHPPVIDQRALRRKSRQVQAPKKVKGKRRSKI